Proteins from a single region of Thunnus maccoyii chromosome 23, fThuMac1.1, whole genome shotgun sequence:
- the podxl gene encoding podocalyxin isoform X1: protein MRATMRITWLLFSLSFLFCSICSGVTATPDDKSTTPTAVATSSSNPPTTANQKENNTVIADNGDQKSTTMTTSAQTTTVVTTRSPTATPAVTTQSPTTTVTSNTPQTTHTTGASSTVTVTTPTTTITTQAATTDKSSSTTAATTQTTEISSTIKTSVIPSSLTTTTPATVAANDAKSDQLSTLSTTFTTKLIENPVTTSGISPSDKQTATSTPEPTGSTEATSTLSTLTSTSYPAASNTAGTTPSQTTTTATPTTTTTTTTTRTTTTIAPHPKTFLYTLNNGQEKGDEKNLVEVCKRLMVNFEEGNCTLTWREHNDKVEIYSAEIHGKVKLTIVTQYYGEITKTPTDNKTLIAILASCGALLIMIVILAVCASHHRKPYNENQQHLTEELHTVENGYHDNPTLEVMEVQPEMQEKKVALNGEFNDSWIVPIDNLLKEDIPDEEDTHL from the exons ATGAGAGCAACAATGAGGATCACATGGCTGCTGTTTTCACTCA GCTTCCTATTTTGCAGCATCTGTTCAGGGGTTACAGCTACTCCTGATGATAAGTCAACTACTCCTACTGCAGTAGCTACTTCATCCAGCAATCCGCCAACTACTGCcaatcaaaaagaaaacaatactgTAATAGCTGACAACGGCGATCAGAAAAGCACAACCATGACGACGTCTGCACAGACAACTACTGTGGTCACCACTCGAAGTCCCACTGCCACGCCTGCAGTCACCACCCAATCACCGACAACCACCGTCACAAGCAACACGCCACAGACGACTCACACCACTGGTGCCTCCTCCACTGTGACGGTTACTACTCctactactactatcactacCCAAGCTGCAACAACTGACAAAAGCAGCTCTACCACTGCTGCCACAACACAGACGACTGAAATCTCTTCAACCATTAAAACCTCCGTGATTCCATCATCTCTCACGACAACAACGCCAGCCACCGTCGCAGCGAATGACGCTAAATCAGATCAACTGTCCACGCTGTCCACCACCTTTACAACAA AGCTGATTGAAAATCCAGTGACAACTTCTGGGATATCTCCAAGTGACAAGCAGACAGCAACAAGCACCCCAGAGCCAACTGGGAGCACAGAGGCCACCAGCACCCTCTCCACTCTGACCAGTACATCATATCCTGCAGCATCAAACACAGCTGGAACCACACCCTCACaaaccaccaccaccgccacccccaccaccaccaccaccaccaccaccaccagaaCCACAACCACCATAGCGCCTCacccaaaaacatttttg TACACTCTAAACAATGGACAGGAG AAAGGGGACGAGAAAAATCTGGTAGAGGTGTGCAAGCGGCTGATGGTGAACTTTGAAGAGGGAAACTGCACTCTGACGTGGCGGGAGCACAACGACAAAGTAGAAATTTACAGTGCGGAGATACATGGCAAAG TGAAGCTCACCATTGTAACCCAGTATTACGGAGAAATCACCAAG ACGCCAACAGATAACAAAACCCTGATTGCTATCCTGGCCTCCTGTGGAGCTCTGCTGATCATGATCGTCATCCTCGCCGTGTGCGCTTCCCACCACCGCAAGCCATACAACGAGAACCAG CAACACCTGACGGAGGAGCTGCACACGGTGGAGAACGGTTACCATGACAACCCCACGctggaggtgatggaggtgcAGCCAGAGATGCAGGAGAAGAAGGTGGCGCTGAACGGCGAGTTCAACGACAGCTGGATCGTCCCCATCGACAACCTCCTGAAGGAGGACATACCCGACGAGGAGGACACCCACCTGTAG
- the podxl gene encoding podocalyxin isoform X2, producing the protein MFLDELCFLFCSICSGVTATPDDKSTTPTAVATSSSNPPTTANQKENNTVIADNGDQKSTTMTTSAQTTTVVTTRSPTATPAVTTQSPTTTVTSNTPQTTHTTGASSTVTVTTPTTTITTQAATTDKSSSTTAATTQTTEISSTIKTSVIPSSLTTTTPATVAANDAKSDQLSTLSTTFTTKLIENPVTTSGISPSDKQTATSTPEPTGSTEATSTLSTLTSTSYPAASNTAGTTPSQTTTTATPTTTTTTTTTRTTTTIAPHPKTFLYTLNNGQEKGDEKNLVEVCKRLMVNFEEGNCTLTWREHNDKVEIYSAEIHGKVKLTIVTQYYGEITKTPTDNKTLIAILASCGALLIMIVILAVCASHHRKPYNENQQHLTEELHTVENGYHDNPTLEVMEVQPEMQEKKVALNGEFNDSWIVPIDNLLKEDIPDEEDTHL; encoded by the exons ATGTTCCTTGATGAACTAT GCTTCCTATTTTGCAGCATCTGTTCAGGGGTTACAGCTACTCCTGATGATAAGTCAACTACTCCTACTGCAGTAGCTACTTCATCCAGCAATCCGCCAACTACTGCcaatcaaaaagaaaacaatactgTAATAGCTGACAACGGCGATCAGAAAAGCACAACCATGACGACGTCTGCACAGACAACTACTGTGGTCACCACTCGAAGTCCCACTGCCACGCCTGCAGTCACCACCCAATCACCGACAACCACCGTCACAAGCAACACGCCACAGACGACTCACACCACTGGTGCCTCCTCCACTGTGACGGTTACTACTCctactactactatcactacCCAAGCTGCAACAACTGACAAAAGCAGCTCTACCACTGCTGCCACAACACAGACGACTGAAATCTCTTCAACCATTAAAACCTCCGTGATTCCATCATCTCTCACGACAACAACGCCAGCCACCGTCGCAGCGAATGACGCTAAATCAGATCAACTGTCCACGCTGTCCACCACCTTTACAACAA AGCTGATTGAAAATCCAGTGACAACTTCTGGGATATCTCCAAGTGACAAGCAGACAGCAACAAGCACCCCAGAGCCAACTGGGAGCACAGAGGCCACCAGCACCCTCTCCACTCTGACCAGTACATCATATCCTGCAGCATCAAACACAGCTGGAACCACACCCTCACaaaccaccaccaccgccacccccaccaccaccaccaccaccaccaccaccagaaCCACAACCACCATAGCGCCTCacccaaaaacatttttg TACACTCTAAACAATGGACAGGAG AAAGGGGACGAGAAAAATCTGGTAGAGGTGTGCAAGCGGCTGATGGTGAACTTTGAAGAGGGAAACTGCACTCTGACGTGGCGGGAGCACAACGACAAAGTAGAAATTTACAGTGCGGAGATACATGGCAAAG TGAAGCTCACCATTGTAACCCAGTATTACGGAGAAATCACCAAG ACGCCAACAGATAACAAAACCCTGATTGCTATCCTGGCCTCCTGTGGAGCTCTGCTGATCATGATCGTCATCCTCGCCGTGTGCGCTTCCCACCACCGCAAGCCATACAACGAGAACCAG CAACACCTGACGGAGGAGCTGCACACGGTGGAGAACGGTTACCATGACAACCCCACGctggaggtgatggaggtgcAGCCAGAGATGCAGGAGAAGAAGGTGGCGCTGAACGGCGAGTTCAACGACAGCTGGATCGTCCCCATCGACAACCTCCTGAAGGAGGACATACCCGACGAGGAGGACACCCACCTGTAG